The following proteins are encoded in a genomic region of Ornithinibacillus sp. 4-3:
- the panC gene encoding pantoate--beta-alanine ligase: MKIIKYAYELQYSLQYLRKKYTIGFVPTMGYLHEGHLSLIEQAKKDNDIVVVSIFVNPLQFGENEDFDQYPRDEARDIELAKNTGADFLFMPDAKEMYPDDQQITMHVGNRAEVLCGKSRPNHFDGVVTVVSKLFHIVTPHQAYFGLKDAQQFAIIEALVRDLNFPVGLIGLPTIREQDGLAKSSRNVYLTAEERKEAVWISRALQQAQEAFKSGVLNTDAIKAKMRQIIENETNGMIDYIEILSYPKLRAMEQLNGQIIIAVAVFFDKTRLIDNIILDQHGNAVTMITV, translated from the coding sequence ATGAAAATTATTAAATATGCCTATGAGCTTCAATACTCACTTCAATATTTGAGAAAAAAATATACCATTGGTTTTGTACCAACAATGGGATATCTGCATGAAGGGCATCTTTCTTTAATAGAACAGGCTAAGAAAGATAATGATATTGTTGTTGTGAGCATCTTCGTAAATCCACTACAATTTGGAGAGAATGAAGATTTTGATCAATATCCAAGGGATGAAGCACGTGATATCGAGCTTGCCAAGAACACTGGAGCAGATTTCTTATTTATGCCTGATGCTAAGGAAATGTATCCAGATGACCAGCAAATAACAATGCATGTAGGCAATCGTGCAGAAGTGCTTTGTGGAAAATCTAGACCAAATCATTTTGATGGGGTAGTTACAGTAGTTAGTAAGCTATTTCATATTGTCACACCACATCAAGCTTATTTTGGACTAAAGGATGCTCAACAATTTGCTATCATTGAAGCATTGGTGAGGGATTTAAATTTTCCAGTAGGCCTTATAGGCTTGCCAACTATTCGTGAGCAGGATGGCTTAGCCAAAAGTAGTCGCAATGTCTATTTAACTGCTGAGGAGCGTAAGGAAGCGGTTTGGATTTCCCGTGCATTACAACAAGCGCAGGAAGCCTTTAAAAGTGGAGTTTTGAATACGGATGCTATCAAAGCTAAAATGCGCCAAATAATTGAAAATGAAACGAATGGGATGATTGACTATATTGAAATATTAAGCTATCCCAAGTTAAGAGCAATGGAACAATTAAACGGACAAATCATTATTGCTGTAGCTGTGTTTTTTGATAAGACTAGACTAATTGATAATATTATTTTAGATCAACATGGAAATGCAGTAACGATGATTACGGTATAG